The genomic DNA CTTCGTCGACATTCTCCCCGACACCTTTAATATCGATCACACCGCAATCGAAGCGGCGATCACGCCTGCAACGCGTGCGATCATTCCGGTCCATCTGTTTGGCCAATGTGCGGCGATCGATAAGATCTGCCAGATCGGCGAAAAGCATGGCATCGCGATCATCGAAGACGCAGCTCAAGCGATCGCATCGGCTTACCACAGCCGCCCCGCTGGCAGCTGGGGACGGATCGGTTGCTTCAGCTTCTACCCAACCAAGAACCTTGGCGGGATGGGCGATGGCGGCATGATGACCACCAACGACCCGCAAGTCGCTGATCGTCTGCGATTGTTGTCCGCGCATGGTATGCGACCTCGCTACCACCATCGTGCCCTGGGCATCAACAGCCGCCTGGACACTTTCCAAGCCGCTGTGTTGCGAATCAAGCTGAAGCATTTGCCAGAAGCGACGGCCAGTCGTCAAAAGAACGCCACGCGTTACCGCGACATGTTGCAAGCCGCTGACCTGCACAAACAGTTCACGCTACCGACACTCGATCCAAACGCGTATCACGTTTGGAATCAGTATTCGATCCGTGTTCCCGATGGTCAACGCGACGCGCTCCGCGAACATTTGGCCAGCAACGGCGTGGGATCGGAAATCTATTACCCCGTGCCGATGCACCAACAGGAATGTTTCGCTCACGTCACGGTCGAACCTGGCTCGCTGCCCGAAACCGAACGAGCGGCGGCGGAGATCTTGAATCTGCCGATCTTCCCCGAACTGGAAGAATCCGAACAGGAACGCGTCGTCAGCGTCTTGCGTGGGTTCTACGAAGGCCGCCAAAAAGCGGCTGCGTAACGCATCGACAGATTGCAAACCGCGTGGACGCTCACACCACGCGGTGATCGAAAATGATCACGCGAACTCCGATTGAGCTTGCGACAACGCGAGACGGTTGTCGTGGTCGGTGAGACCACGGCATCGCGCTCGGCTTCTGCACCACAGCGGCGCCGCCAACTTTTCAACCGCCCGATGTCTCTTCTCCGCGGCACACTCGACGCACAACGTCCATCGCTGCGCGGTATCGATCTTCGCCATCGGATTGCCCGCGAATGTCGCAACGGAAGTTCCATTAAAGTACAAACACAAGCGTTCAAAACCCGATACGCGTCGATTTGCGGGATTCGGCTCCTCATCTCAGTCCCCGCAGGGGCGGAAGCGCGCGTGCCTCCCTTCTGCGTCAACGCTTGCAATGAGCCGGCAGGAGAATCATCACGCCGAACCGGTTTCGAAAAAGGACGTGTGCTCGCCGCACGTTCGAAACATCGGTACGACGAGGTTATGATAGCCGCTATGAAATACCTTCTCGCAATCATCGGCTTTCTACTGGCCTCACCCTTTGTAGCGGTGGCCGATCAACCGAACTTGGTCTTGATCTTGGCCGACGACTTGGGATTCGGCGACGTCGGATACCAGGGGGCACCGGATATCAAGACGCCCCACATCGACCGCTTGGCAGCGCAAGGGATCACGTTCACCAACATGCGAGCCAACTGCACCGTCTGTTCGCCAACGCGGGCGGCGTTGATGACGGGGCGATATGCAGATCGGGTAGGGGTTCCTGGAGTCATCCGAACCGAACCCGAAAACTCCTGGGGTTATTTCACTCCCGGCGTACCCACGATCGCCGATCGACTCAGCGCTGTGGGCTATCACACTGCGATCGTAGGCAAATGGCATCTGGGATTGCAGTCGCCCAACACGCCCAATGACCGCGGCTTTGATTTCTTTCACGGATTCTTGGGCGACATGATGGACGACTACTACCATCATCGCCGTGGAGGGATCAATTTCATGCGGCGCGATCGGGAAGTGATCGATCCCGAAGGGCATGCGACGGACTTATTCACCGATTGGGCGATCGATTACATCCGACAAAGTCAAGCCGATTCGAAGACTCCCTTCTTCCTTTACTTGCCCTACAACGCACCTCATTTCCCGATCCAACCTCCGGCGGAGTGGTTGGAACAGACGAAGACGCGGTTTCCCGAATTGGATGCGAAACGTGCCCAGAATGTGGCTTTTGTAGAGCATCTGGATCACAACGTGGGCCGTTTTTTGGACGCGCTCGATGAAGCCGGTTTTCGCGAGAAAACCGTGGTCGCCTTCTCATCGGACAATGGCGGTTCACTGCCGCATGGACAACGCAATCTTCCCTGGCGCGATGGAAAACAAAGTCACTACGACGGCGGCCTTCGAGTTCCCTTCCTGATCCGGCCAACCGATGCAGAACTTGCCGGAACGCAATGCGACTATTCGGGGCTGACCTTTGACCTGGCGGCCACATTTGTTGATCTGGCGGGAGCGGAGCCGGACTCCGAATCCGATGCGGTCAGTTTGAAACCGGTGCTAGACGGAAAGCCGATGCAAGAGGAGGCACGCGAGCTGTATTTTGTGCGTCGCGAAGGCAACAATCGCTATGCAGGATGCGCCTACCATGCTGTTATACGGGGACATTGGAAGTTGCTGCAAAACGATCCGTTTTCGCCGTTGGAACTGTATGATCTGCAATTGGATCCTCACGAAACGAACAACGTGATCGGCAAGCATCCCAAAATCGCAAACCAACTTAAGGCCTCCCTGCGGCGGCACATCCAACAAGGTGGTCGCGTCGCTTGGCAACCGTAGCCGGCTTGCGTCATTTCGTGGTGCCGTTGCACGGCGTCCTGTCGGGAGCAATTGGCAGGAAGCAATTGCGGACAGGCACAAAATGCAATCGAACGCCAACAAATCGCCGGACCGTTGGTCTTCGGTCGGGTCTCCCTTTTGGTGACAGCCAAACTCTTGGTCGCCACCCATGCAATTCTGGAAAACGCCCCTCCGATCGAGGCAATCTTTTCCGGGTGTCCCCTTCGGTATTTCTGCGATCCGCATCGGCAATGCGGTCTCTGATCGACTCTCCCGTCGACGGGTATTCGAATCGAGTCGTGGTACCGCGGAGTTAGCGACACTCGTCGCACCAAGCTGGCAATCGCCACCACCAAGCCGAACCGTTGCAACGCAGCCCCGCCTACCAGGCCGAAATGAAAAAGGTTCGGCAGGGACGCCCCCCAGAAAAATTTCGCTCGCATCGCACTGGCAAAGCCAGTGGCACCCAAAAACAAACCGGCCCTTTCGAGGCCCCCTTTGGGAACAGCTCCCCTTGGTTCCCGCCGATCCAACTCTAGAAAATACGCCTTTGATCGAGGCATGCATTATGCGGATGTCGCCTACGGATTCTCCCATGGGTTACTTTCTGGAGGGCCTACTGGAGAAACGGCGTCGCTTCGCGTACGCTATCAACAGCCTTGCCGCTCCCCCTAATGGTGCAGGTCCGCGTGGCGGCAGCGCGGTGCTCGTGCGACGCCCTCTATAACTAAGGCAATCCACGAAGCTTGCCACCCCAGTTTGCGATCAACCTGGTTCATGACCAACAACCTTCCAGCACCGGCGTCCGACGACGGAGGAGAGTTTCTGCTCTATCGGACCGATGACGGCTCCACCCGCATCGAGGTCCGGATGGCAGACGAGAACGTCTGGCTGTCCCAGAAAGACATGGCCGAGCTGTTTCGGACGACGCCACAAAACATAACTCAACACCTGTCAACGATTTACGAAGAAGGTGAACTGACCGAATCGGCAACATGTAAGGAATACTTACAAGTTCGATCCGAGGGCAAACGCCAGGTCCAACGGTCGCTCAAACACTACAATCTCGACGCCATCATCTCGGTCGGCTATCGCGTCCGCTCCCATCGTGGGACGCAGTTTCGCATCTGGGCCACCCAGCGGCTCCGCGAATACCTGATCAAAGGTTTTGCGATGGACGATCTGCGGCTGAAGCAGTCTGGTGGCGGCAACTACTTTGAAGAACTGCTCGCCCGGATTCGCGACATCCGTTCCAGCGAACGGGTCTTCTGGCGAAAGGTGCTCGACATCTACTCGACGAGCATCGACTACGATCCCAGCAACGAAACTTCGCTGCTATTCTTCAAGACGGTGCAGAACAAGATGCACTGGGCCGCGCACGGGCAGACCGCTGCCGAAGTGGTTCACTCTCGCGCCGATGCCTCGCTGCCCAACATGGGACTGTCAACGTTCGACGGCGACCGTCCCCGCAAGGCCGACGTCTCGATTGCTAAGAACTACCTCGAGGAAGAAGAGATCGAGGCACTCAACCGCATCGTCACCGCCTATCTCGAATTCGCCGAGTTGCAGGCCATGAATCGCAAGCCGATGCATATGGCCGACTGGATCAGCAAGCTGGACGACTTCTTACGATTGTCGGATCGTGAGATCCTGACTCACGCCGGAAAGATTTCGCACGACTCTGCCAAAGAGAAAGCGGTAGCGGAATTTGCCCAGTTCAAAGAACAGCAACGCAACCTGCCCCAGCCGGTCGACCGACACTTCGACGACTCATTGGCCGAACTCAAGAAAGTCGAAGGGGAAGCCAAACAGGTTCAGAAAAAGAAACCAACGAAGACGGCGGCTTCTAAGAAGAAGCCAAGCAAGAAGTCTCCCCGCAAGAAAAAGAGGAAGGGTGAATAACTTAAGTTTGGGGAACAGCCACGGCCTCGACTCCGCCCCACTCTGGTCTTGGCGTCGAAGCATCGCCTCGCCCCAACGATCGTCACCTCAGCCGCTTGCGTTTCACCGATCCACCGCGGATCCCGAAGGGATTCACAGCGATTAGCCGTAGGTAAGCGCAAGCGTCACCTACGGTCGATGCGTCGCTCGCCACGCTGACCGCGAAGCCGGTCGCAGAACCGCACGCAACTCCGCCGCGACGCACGAGCCAAGAATATGGCTGTCCCCAATTTGCCCCCCTTCAAGGCAACCTATTCAGCGTCATTAAACACGGAAATCATTGAATGAAGACAATTGAGGCTACGAAGCTTTGGAAAGCTGCGTTTGAAATGGATTACCCCAAAGGCACGCTTGAAGAAACATTTCAATCAAAACTCGAAAGTTCATTTCGTTCTTTTCGATATCTCACGTCGATGCTGCTTGGCGAGATCGACCGTTCGTTTCGCGATCTAACAGTCCACGACATAACGCACACGGATGCGCTTTGGCAAAGTGCAGACTTACTATGCGGAGGAGCACACGGCGTTACACTAAATCCGTCTGAGACCTTCGTGCTCGGAGGAGCGTTGCTGTTGCATGATGCCGGTTTGGCACTGTCAAGCTATGACGAGGATATTCTATCCATTCGCACGAACGCGGCCTGGCGTGACGCGGCTAGTTTTTTCTTTCGGCGCATTTTCGATCGTCGACCACGGGGCGATGAGATTGAGGCTTCGGACCCAGAATTTCTTCAAAAGATTGACGAGCATTTCCTGAGATCGCGGCACGCGAAGCAGGCAGAGGTTCTCACAAATCGCAGTTTCGGCGATAACTCCATCTTTCTGATCGAGGATCACGATCTTCGGGAATCGTTTGGATACTCTATCGGGCAAGTTGCTTACAGCCATTGGTGGCCGGCCGATAAAACTGCAGCGAAGCTGGATCGGCATTTGGGGGCTTGTCCGCTCGGTCCGGCTGAATGGACCGTCGATCTATTAAAGATTGCCTTCCTGGTTCGTTGTGCCGACTCTATTCAAATTGATTCACGGCGTGCGCCTGCGTTGCTGAGAGCGTTAAGAAAGCCTTCAGGTCTTTCCAGTCGTCACTGGAAAGTACAAGAGAAATTGCAACAACCGTACGTGAGGAACGGTGCGGTTGAGTTTTCCAGTAAGTCGCCGTTCCCGTTGAGCGATTCTGACTCTTGGTGGATAGGGCATGATTTGCTCTCGCTGGCAGATCGAGAATTGAAGTCCGCGGAAGTCCATTTGCTGGAACGACGGAGACGGCCACTCGCCGCGAATCGAGTCGCCGGCATCGGTGACGCAATCGGACTTCAACACTTCGTTCAAACAGATGCTTGGACCCCCGTCATGGCGCGCGTTCATGTTTCTGACGCCTCCAACCTTGCATCAACGCTTGGTGGTGAACGGCTTTACGGGCCAAAAAAGATCGTGGCTCTGCGCGAACTACTGCAAAACGCTCGAGACGCAACGGTTGCACGTCGCGCTTTGGAGGGTCGTGACCAGAAATGGGGCAACGTCGAGATTAGCCTCTCCCTCGAAGATCAAACGCACGTACTCCGTGTGAAGGATGAAGGGATCGGGATGTCAGGCGAAGTCCTGACCGGATCTCTAATCGATTTTGGCGGAAGCTATTGGCGATCGGACGATGTGCTTTCCGACCATCCATCACTGATGGCATCCGAGTTTGAACCAAATGGAAAATTTGGAATCGGCTTTTTCTCATGCTTCATGGTAGCCGACCATGTTCGAGTGATTTCACGCCCCTTAGATTCGGCTAAGAACGAAACGCAGGTGCTCGAATTTCGAGATGGACTTGGTGGGCGTATTCACATCAGGCCCGCAAACTCGGACGAGCAATTGATCGACTCGGGAACAACAGTTGAGCTGAGATTGCGTTCGAACCCAAGAAATCAAGAAGGAATGCTTGCACCCTGGCATTACCGAAGCCTTACGCTGCCTCGAGATGAGAGTCACAAAAGGTCAGATTATTGGACTCTCAATGAGTTGTGCCAATGGCTTGCACCGGCGATAGATGTCAATCTGAACGTCGCAGAGTATGGGCTGAAATCACAGGCTGTCATCGCAAACGACTGGGTTGACATTGCACCCGAGCATTTACTCGCTCGAGCCCTTATGTACAGAGACGCGGATGACCGACGAGAGATTCTTGAGTCCGAAAATGCCAAGGATCGAATGCGTCAAATGACCATTGTTCGAGACGATGAAGGCAAGGCGATCGGGAGAGCAGCCATATGCAAGACACTCCCGTTTAAAAGTGACCTCCCGATTGGGCAACTCTCCTTGTTTGCACCAAATGTCGTTACGGCAGGACGGTTTCGTTCCCATGAAACACTCTACATTTGCGGACTTTTTCTTGGCTGTCCGAGCATTGCATCAAGAAACGCCGGTAACCCACTTGCGCAAATTGACGGTGCTCTACTTGCAAATTGGGCATCTGGACAAGGTGACATGATCGCGGAACTTGAGTGCCACCATACCATCCAAGCTGATCTGGCTGGTTTTGTTCGAGTGCTAGGTGGAAATGCTCGGCATTTAGCATGTTTTCGTACAAAGGACGGGATGAAAACATTTGCCGAACTCTGTTCGATGCGTCTCCCTGATCAGGTCGATCTTCTTCAGGATTTCTGGGGAACGGGAGAAAGACAGGCAGAGTTGAAACCGAACCAAATCAGTGTCGTCTCTGGAAAGATGAAGTCAATCCATGACTGGGCGTTGGATAGCGACCCGTTTGCGAGGGCGGATCATAAAATCTGGAATCGTTTCTGGATGAGTCTTTGGGGCGCGGCGATTGAAGCGGTTTCTGAATCCTGGGGGTGCGATCTGCAAGATGTGCTACAGAATATGATCTCCCGAAAAAACGAAAGTTTGCCCAATGGTGGAATTCGGATGTCATACGATACGCTGATTCGCCCTTAAGCTTCAGGGCACCGATTTGGGGACAGTTGCATTTTGGGCTCCGCGTGCGGGGCGATGCGGCTGGCGCATCGCAATCCGCAATCGCGGTAGCGGCATACCAACCAGGGTGCTGCGTCCCTTGTGGGGTCGAGAAATCGTTTGACGCACCCTACCGGTGGTATCGCTTCCGCTCAACCACCGGCTAATCGCTGCCACGCCTTTGGCGTGGTAATAACCGGCGCAGGCCCCTCCATCTTTCGATTGCACTGCGGTGCGCTTAGATGTCCTGAGCTGCCTTCCAATGGGTGATTGCAATAGCCAATTTGCAATTTGCAATCGCCCCATTCGACACCGATTTGGGGACAGGCCAACGTTTAGGAATGATTTATGGAAAACCAAAAGCCAAACGGTAATCACTTCGAGCGCATCAGGGCTGTAAGCTCGACCGTTTGCCTAGCCCAGGCTGCAGGCCTGGGAAGCGACGACGGCCTCACATCTACTCAATCTCTCAGGGCCGCAGGCCCGACGGTTTGTAGCGACTAACAAATTGCCGGGCCTGCGGCCCTGACGCGATCGGCGGCTGGCTGGGTCCCAGGCCGATGGCCTGGGCTGGGCAAATTACCGTGCCTGCGGCCCTGATGCGCGAGGACTCCCGGTGGCGGTAACCTTTAATGGGTGTCCCCTTTCGGTATTCACGCGTGCCGGATTGTTTGCCTCGGCACACGCAGAGATCAGCCCTGAACGTCGGCCGCAACGCGACGATCTTCCGATTCGAAGTGTGATATCATCGTCGCCGATACGAATCCCCCCACATTTCGAAACATTTGACGATCACCGGAAACCACGATGAGCCGATTCAATAGCCGAATTGAAGATCAAGTCATCACGTCCACCAGCGCACGTACGATCTGCCAAGCATTGTTTGGGCTGTGGGTCGTGCTTGGCACACTGAATGCCACACCGCTGTTTGCCCAAACGGATCCGAACAACGCCACCACAACTTTTCTTGTCGTTCGGCACGCCGAGCGAGATGGCAACTTGGACAAGCTCACGAAGACTGGCCTGCAACGTTCACAAATTCTTGCTTCGCTAGGCATTGCACTGAATGTACAAGTGATTTACTCGACCGATACGCAACGGACGAAAGGTACAGTGCAACCGCTCGCAACAGCTGTCGGTACCGAGATCCGAATCTATGAAACACCGAGTGAAGATTGGATCGCTTCGCTTGCGCACAAGCATGCAGGGGAAGTCGTTTTGATTGTTGGCCACTCCAACACGGCGGGCGTGATCGCGGGCATGCTTGCGAAGGGAAAACACCTTGAGCTCGCCCACGACGAATACGACGCCCTGTTTGTCATTCGAGTATCCGCTTCCGAAACGCAATCCTTACGGCTGCGATACGGAAGTTCGTCTGACGGGGCTTCGTCAGCCGATCCAGACAAGATGGGAACGCTCGTACCAGCTCGCTGATCGACAATTAAGTCCGTAACAACGACAGATCGGTTGTTGTCGTCGTTTGAAGTCTTGCGTCGACCTCCGCTTTCGCGCTCCGCTGCGTCGCTGGCTTTTCAACCGCCAAGTTGTATTTCCCCGGCGGGACGCTGAATGCGTAGCTGCCATCGTCAGCGGTCTCGATCTTCGCTACCGGTTTTCCCTTGGCATCGGTCAGCGAGACGGTCAAACCGGGCTGGGCGATCGATCCTTCCAGAACACGCCCCGCAATCCGGCCGATCGGCTGGATTACTTGCACCGGCAACGCGACGACGCATTCATCGCTCTTCCCAGCATTGGTCAGAATCGTCAGTTCCAGCTGTTCGGGAACGGGCAACGCTTTGGGCCAATCCAACTGCCAAGCGGAATCGCCCGAATCGCTGCGCTGCGCCTGCATCGGTTTGACCTTCGCGTCGGTCGTCGCTGAGACGGGGACGACGCTCACGCTCGCCACGCCGCTCGGATTGGGCTGCATCTGAATCCTGACGGTCGTTTTGTCGGCGATCGATTCACCGCGTGCGTAGACCTCGTCGGGAACCGCATCGTCCAACAGGAACGGGTGCTCGCCGGTAACGCCTTGATTTCCGATCGTGTCGACGGTCACCACCCGCAAGCGATGCTCACCGGTCCCGAAATGAGTCGGGATGGCGAGTTCCCAATCGGCGCGTTTCGCGACCACTTGCAACGTCGCCTGTTTGCCACCCGATGCGAAGTCGGTTTCGATAGCTCGCGAAGTCGGCAGCATCGACTGCCACAAGACCTCTTCGTTCCGATGATCCCCCGCCAACACTTGCACCATCAATCGGTCGCGGTCGGCCAATCGCCGAGCTTTCACGACCGCAGACAGCGGCGTGCCGGGAACGATCGATGCCGCAGCGTCGATCTCGATCGAAGGTGCCTGTTGCCAGTCGAGCCTGACGCGGCTAGCTTGACGCGGGAATCGGCCGGACAAGACGAAGTAGCCGGGATCTCCGTTGACGCTGACGGGGATCTGCACATGTGGCGCACTCCCCTCTACGAATCGCAGATTCTTGGCGAACAACGGGCTTCGATCTTCGCCGTCGGCCAATTGAACCTGCAACCGGCTGACACCAAAATCGATCAACGGCTGGATCGATGCCGGATCGAGATCGAGCCGAAAGTTGACTTCCGGTGCAGCCGATTCGCTCGACTGCAGGCGGACTTCCGAGCGTTGCACTTGCAGCGAAAGTTCGTTGTTTCCATTGGGATGCACGACAAATTCAGCATTCCCGAGTTCGAAGACCTCGCGTGGATCGAGCACCTCGGCGGCGACTTGCCATCGCCCCAACGGCTTCCCCTTGCTCGCTTCGCTGACGGTGACGATCAACGTCGGATCGGCATCGGTCGGTTGTTTTCCCCCTGCTTTTCCTTTTCCATCGGCATTGGCCGGCTGTGGCTTGGGCGCTGGAAAGCGAATCGGCGCGGCGGTTCCCGGTCGACATGCGATCGGTGGCGAGGTCAGCGTCCCGAGACTGTCGGAGCTGACCGACACGACCACCGCGGCGATCGATGGATCGTTACACTTCAGGTTCCAGTCGAGCGTTTGAGGCTGGTTGTCGGGCCACATCGGCAACGTCACCTCGCGACCGATGGCGACCGCTGTGCTGCCAAAGTCGATATCGACGGCGGGACGTGTTGGTTGTTGTGGCATCGCCAAGGGGATCAATTCCGATTGGTCGCCGCGTTTCAAACGCAACCAGATCCCCCGCACAAACGACTCGGTCGATCCGCTTGCCTCGGCTGACAACGCGAACCGGATCTCGCTGGCTTGGTCCGGCTTCAATGTCCCGCGACGCGGCTGGACATCGATGCAGTTGGCCGACGATGCCAGAAACTCGAATTCGACGGGGACCGCGTCCATCAAGTCGACTTGATAGTGCAGGTTGATCTTTGCGTTGGGATCATCCCAATCGAGCGAGTTCAAATCGCCACCGAGTGCAACGGGCAACATCGCATCGCTGGGAGCGATCGATAGCTGTTGAGCGATCTTTCGATAGATAGGGATCGCGTTAACGGTGGCCGTTTGCGCAACATAGTCGTTCAACCAACTGCGGTATCGAACCGACGCGACCTGCGCGATCGCTTTGGCTTGTTGAGTCAGGTTTTGCAAACAGACAGTCGGTTCGGTGGCGTCCATCTGCTGTCCCGACATCGCGCCGGACATCATCATCGAATTCGAAACAAGCTTCTCGCTTGAATCGAGCGTTAACTCGGTCGGGTGACTGAGAATCCGAGACCGAACCGCGGCGGGGACCGTTGCCGAAATCAAACCGGCCGTCGCCGCTTGGCTGCTGGAGATCTTATCGCTGTGGTTTTGGATCATCTGTTGCAGTTGCAGTTCTAACGCTTCGGAGGCCTGTCGCAACAAAGCCAACTCTCCCGTTAAGATCCCGGAATTGGTGGCGGTTCCGAGCCGGATCTTGCTGATCGCGGCGATCAAATCGGCGGCGCGACGTTGGGCGATCAGATAGTCGCGATCGTGATCCCAGTGAATTCCTACCGCGGCGTCGGTGGAGATCGTCTGGCTTGCGACTTTCAATCGCCGGATCGCCAGACTCACCGATTCCTCGGCCGCCAGCGCGGCGGACGATTCCACCAACGAAGTCTCCAATTGGCGAGTGACCTCGGCATCGGATGTCATGCCGGGATTCCAAGCCAAGCGTTGAGCCAACACAAACTGTTCGGTCGCCGTGTCGATGCGTGGACTCAAGATCGCGATCGCCGATGGATCCGAACCCAGCCGACCGTGGATGCGGAACAACCGCACCGCTTCGGCGATCCGTTGATCGGAAGCGTCAGACGCCAACAACCTGTCGATCGCTTGTGTGATCGGAAACGTCGGCGGGTTCTTCCACGCTTTCCGAACCGCGACGATCAATTCCAGCGATTCGCGATCGACGCGAACGTTGCGATCGAATTGCCGGATCAGTGCCGCCAGCGACAGCGTGGCTTGGTCTTCCGAAAACGCGCCGACGTATTTTGCAACCGCCTTGCCGATCAATGCGGGTTGATCGCCAGGAGCCGACTTGGCCAGGATCTCTTGTTGCGCGGCCAACAACTCTTTCGCCAGTTGATCGACGTCGATGCCAT from Rosistilla oblonga includes the following:
- a CDS encoding sulfatase codes for the protein MKYLLAIIGFLLASPFVAVADQPNLVLILADDLGFGDVGYQGAPDIKTPHIDRLAAQGITFTNMRANCTVCSPTRAALMTGRYADRVGVPGVIRTEPENSWGYFTPGVPTIADRLSAVGYHTAIVGKWHLGLQSPNTPNDRGFDFFHGFLGDMMDDYYHHRRGGINFMRRDREVIDPEGHATDLFTDWAIDYIRQSQADSKTPFFLYLPYNAPHFPIQPPAEWLEQTKTRFPELDAKRAQNVAFVEHLDHNVGRFLDALDEAGFREKTVVAFSSDNGGSLPHGQRNLPWRDGKQSHYDGGLRVPFLIRPTDAELAGTQCDYSGLTFDLAATFVDLAGAEPDSESDAVSLKPVLDGKPMQEEARELYFVRREGNNRYAGCAYHAVIRGHWKLLQNDPFSPLELYDLQLDPHETNNVIGKHPKIANQLKASLRRHIQQGGRVAWQP
- a CDS encoding ATP-binding protein, yielding MKTIEATKLWKAAFEMDYPKGTLEETFQSKLESSFRSFRYLTSMLLGEIDRSFRDLTVHDITHTDALWQSADLLCGGAHGVTLNPSETFVLGGALLLHDAGLALSSYDEDILSIRTNAAWRDAASFFFRRIFDRRPRGDEIEASDPEFLQKIDEHFLRSRHAKQAEVLTNRSFGDNSIFLIEDHDLRESFGYSIGQVAYSHWWPADKTAAKLDRHLGACPLGPAEWTVDLLKIAFLVRCADSIQIDSRRAPALLRALRKPSGLSSRHWKVQEKLQQPYVRNGAVEFSSKSPFPLSDSDSWWIGHDLLSLADRELKSAEVHLLERRRRPLAANRVAGIGDAIGLQHFVQTDAWTPVMARVHVSDASNLASTLGGERLYGPKKIVALRELLQNARDATVARRALEGRDQKWGNVEISLSLEDQTHVLRVKDEGIGMSGEVLTGSLIDFGGSYWRSDDVLSDHPSLMASEFEPNGKFGIGFFSCFMVADHVRVISRPLDSAKNETQVLEFRDGLGGRIHIRPANSDEQLIDSGTTVELRLRSNPRNQEGMLAPWHYRSLTLPRDESHKRSDYWTLNELCQWLAPAIDVNLNVAEYGLKSQAVIANDWVDIAPEHLLARALMYRDADDRREILESENAKDRMRQMTIVRDDEGKAIGRAAICKTLPFKSDLPIGQLSLFAPNVVTAGRFRSHETLYICGLFLGCPSIASRNAGNPLAQIDGALLANWASGQGDMIAELECHHTIQADLAGFVRVLGGNARHLACFRTKDGMKTFAELCSMRLPDQVDLLQDFWGTGERQAELKPNQISVVSGKMKSIHDWALDSDPFARADHKIWNRFWMSLWGAAIEAVSESWGCDLQDVLQNMISRKNESLPNGGIRMSYDTLIRP
- a CDS encoding phosphoglycerate mutase family protein, translating into MSRFNSRIEDQVITSTSARTICQALFGLWVVLGTLNATPLFAQTDPNNATTTFLVVRHAERDGNLDKLTKTGLQRSQILASLGIALNVQVIYSTDTQRTKGTVQPLATAVGTEIRIYETPSEDWIASLAHKHAGEVVLIVGHSNTAGVIAGMLAKGKHLELAHDEYDALFVIRVSASETQSLRLRYGSSSDGASSADPDKMGTLVPAR
- a CDS encoding virulence RhuM family protein, whose product is MTNNLPAPASDDGGEFLLYRTDDGSTRIEVRMADENVWLSQKDMAELFRTTPQNITQHLSTIYEEGELTESATCKEYLQVRSEGKRQVQRSLKHYNLDAIISVGYRVRSHRGTQFRIWATQRLREYLIKGFAMDDLRLKQSGGGNYFEELLARIRDIRSSERVFWRKVLDIYSTSIDYDPSNETSLLFFKTVQNKMHWAAHGQTAAEVVHSRADASLPNMGLSTFDGDRPRKADVSIAKNYLEEEEIEALNRIVTAYLEFAELQAMNRKPMHMADWISKLDDFLRLSDREILTHAGKISHDSAKEKAVAEFAQFKEQQRNLPQPVDRHFDDSLAELKKVEGEAKQVQKKKPTKTAASKKKPSKKSPRKKKRKGE
- a CDS encoding DegT/DnrJ/EryC1/StrS family aminotransferase is translated as MADEPNVPLLDVGRGNAPLRQEMLAAIGDVIDSGRFLYGPDVSALENEIATLSQVDHAIGCASGSDALLLALMALEIGPGDEVIVPSFTFFASVSCIERLGATPVFVDILPDTFNIDHTAIEAAITPATRAIIPVHLFGQCAAIDKICQIGEKHGIAIIEDAAQAIASAYHSRPAGSWGRIGCFSFYPTKNLGGMGDGGMMTTNDPQVADRLRLLSAHGMRPRYHHRALGINSRLDTFQAAVLRIKLKHLPEATASRQKNATRYRDMLQAADLHKQFTLPTLDPNAYHVWNQYSIRVPDGQRDALREHLASNGVGSEIYYPVPMHQQECFAHVTVEPGSLPETERAAAEILNLPIFPELEESEQERVVSVLRGFYEGRQKAAA